One window from the genome of Helicoverpa armigera isolate CAAS_96S chromosome 4, ASM3070526v1, whole genome shotgun sequence encodes:
- the LOC110379006 gene encoding serine/arginine repetitive matrix protein 1 isoform X1, with protein MMMYTGTSTEQDTRFSDKEKKLMKQMKFGDCLTQQVDMSKVKLDVLKPWITQKITEILKMEDDVVIDYVNNQLEEKFPCPKKMQINLTGFLNGKNARLFMGELWELLLSAQASENGIPETFTQQKKEEIKKRMEEQQKDKDKDKDRRRSRSRSRSRRRSRERRRSRTRSRDRSSDRKHRNGGSPRRSRRRSRDRSSQSKSSHVEDNKAAEPKENGKSPEKKEEPEVKEEVNHNTSNDTTKDESKENVLKEDKTEDEGQKSRSASPEKSAGDKPAEDKPAEKARRSSSERRSTSASSRGSAKKRSSHKKRQYRSNRDSSTSVSPRRSSRRERSRAREASARPPSPKPSKSRRRSSRRRSLERRERERERERERERERRRRERERRERSRERRRSLERRRRSRSRSRRRGTRERSRDRRRSRSRRRSASRSRRRSGRRSRDRRSRDRRSRDRRSRDRSRERRSKDRTKDRRSRDRKSRDRRSSDLIKERLEKSVSIPRKENLEKLHKKSSERVSLPREQSKERAVSSSSRESSVANEKPVPTNDEQAKPAQSSDDEEREDIIAIPTLREFSKSLSRTPSPFLRKHEIEHKKSDRSGDDASVKEQNDEESKPREVKKGKRKTQQSESESESSEEVPKSKAKPKVKRKDKATSKKTKKPKKESSSSESDSEDSSSSDSEDDRKKKSKKTAKKKLAKKSRKKRARSSSSESSSEEEVKHKSSKSKQKNIPEESDGDKKSKKRNKDTTLEHSRSEKNDSKQSKSKKIENSDDSRDDSSDSDEKSSKKKVVKRDTSSEKETRRSKKLDASKERAVSPEGVKSRKAEEKVVKSKHSEEVKSKSRDDTEKKAKKREKEESSSDSDQVSKKKARKKVSDSESESDSDEPKKSKKAKKHKKHSKKHKKHKKHKKASKKKDDSSDSDEAEEEEEEGKVNNEDLEKKLRERALKSMKKQTSVSGSD; from the exons ATGATGATGTACACG GGTACAAGTACGGAGCAGGACACCCGCTTCAGCGACAAGGAGAAGAAGCTGATGAAACAGATGAAGTTCGGTGACTGTTTGACTCAGCAG GTGGACATGTCGAAGGTGAAGCTGGACGTGCTGAAGCCCTGGATCACTCAGAAGATCACAGAAATTCTCAAGATGGAAGATGATGTAGTCATTGACTATGTCAACAACCAGCTTGAAGAGAAG TTCCCTTGTCCCAAGAAAATGCAGATCAACTTAACTGGATTCTTGAATGGGAAGAATGCGCGACTCTTCATGGGTGAGCTGTGGGAGCTGCTGCTGAGTGCTCAAGCCAGTGAAAATGGCATCCCGGAGACCTTCACACAGCAGAAAAAAGAAGAGATTAAGAAAAGAATG gaAGAGCAGCAGAAGGACAAGGACAAAGACAAGGATCGTCGCAGGTCGCGGTCTCGATCGCGGTCTCGGCGTCGTTCCCGGGAGCGGCGGCGCTCGCGGACCAGGTCTCGCGACCGTTCTTCTGATAGGAA acaCCGCAACGGAGGCAGCCCGCGTCGCTCGAGGAGGCGTAGCCGCGATAGAAGCAGCCAGTCGAAGTCTTCACATGTCGAAGATAATAAAGCAGCTGAGCCTAAAG AAAATGGAAAATCTCCAGAGAAGAAAGAAGAACCGGAGGTTAAGGAGGAAGTCAACCACAACACGTCAAATGACACAACTAAGGACGAGAGTAAAGAGAATGTCCTCAAGGAAGATAAAACTGAAGATGAAGGACAGAAATCTCGTTCTGCTTCACCTGAAAA gTCCGCCGGCGATAAGCCTGCCGAAGATAAACCAGCTGAGAAAGCCAGGCGCTCATCTAGCGAAAGACGATCCACGTCTGCATCATCAC gtGGTAGTGCAAAGAAAAGATCATCGCATAAGAAACGTCAGTATCGCTCTAATCGCGATTCGTCGACGAGCGTCAGTCCCAGACGTAGTTCTCGCAGAGAAAG GTCGCGAGCGCGAGAGGCTTCGGCTCGACCGCCGAGTCCGAAACC AAGCAAGTCTCGACGTCGCAGCAGCCGACGCCGGTCGTTAGAGCGCCGCGAGAGGGAACGTGAACGCGAGAGAGAGCGAGAAAGGGAACGCAGACGACGGGAAAGGGAGAGGAGAGAAAG gtCCCGCGAACGTCGTCGCTCTCTGGAGCGTCGCAGGCGGTCACGCTCGCGTTCACGCAGACGCGGTACCAGGGAGAG GTCTCGTGATCGCCGACGTTCCCGGTCCCGCAGGCGCTCGGCGTCGCGGTCGCGGCGGCGCTCGGGGCGACGCTCGCGCGACCGCCGCTCCCGCGACCGACGCTCGCGCGACAGGCGCTCCAGGGATAGGTCTAG GGAGAGGAGGTCCAAGGATCGCACCAAGGACAGAAGATCGAGGGACAGGAAGTCACGTGATAGAAGATCAAGCGACCTAATCAAGGAACGATTGGAGAAGTCTGTCTCTATTCCTCGTAAAG AAAACTTGGAGAAGCTGCATAAAAAGTCATCTGAACGAGTATCACTGCCACGCGAGCAGTCTAAAGAACGAGCTGTATCTAGTTCGAGTAGGGAATCTTCTGTCGCCAATGAAAAACCGGTTCCGACAAACGATGAGCAGGCTAAACCAGCACAATCATCTGACGACGAAGAAAGAGAGGACATCATTGCTATTCCAACCTTACGTGAATTTTCTAAGAGTTTATCTCGGACCCCATCTCCTTTCTTAAGAAAACATGAAATTGAACATAAGAAATCGGATAGGTCTGGCGATGATGCATCTGTGAAAGAACAGAATGATGAGGAGTCTAAGCCTCGAGAAGTGAAGAAAGGAAAACGCAAAACTCAACAATCTGAATCAGAAAGCGAAAGTAGTGAAGAAGTACCTAAAAGCAAGGCTAAGCCAAAGGTCAAACGCAAAGATAAAGCCACTTCTAAAAAGACAAAGAAACCCAAAAAAGAAAGCTCATCAAGTGAAAGTGACTCCGAAGATAGTTCGTCGAGTGATTCTGAAGATGATAGGAAGAAGAAGAGCAAAAAGACTGCTAAAAAGAAGTTGGCAAAGAAGTCACGTAAGAAAAGAGCCCGTTCCTCTAGTTCGGAGTCAAGTTCGGAAGAAGAAGTCAAACATAAGAGCTCAAAATCTAAGCAAAAGAACATTCCAGAAGAATCTGATGGGGATAAAAAGTCAAAGAAACGTAACAAAGATACCACCCTTGAACACTCTAGGTCAGAAAAGAATGACAGTAAGCAAAGCAAGTCTAAGAAAATTGAGAATTCTGATGACTCGCGTGATGACAGTTCCGACAGTGATGAGAAGTCTAGCAAGAAGAAAGTTGTTAAACGCGATACAAGTTCTGAGAAGGAAACAAGACGGTCAAAGAAACTGGACGCATCTAAAGAACGTGCTGTTTCACCTGAAGGCGTTAAAAGTAGGAAAGCAGAAGAGAAAGTTGTGAAATCGAAGCATTCAGAGGAAGTAAAATCTAAGTCACGTGATGATACTGAAAAGAAAGCTAAGAAACGTGAAAAAGAAGAATCTTCTTCAGACAGTGATCAGGTATCAAAGAAGAAGGCCAGGAAGAAGGTATCTGATTCAGAATCGGAATCCGACAGTGATGAACCTAAGAAGTCTAAAAAAGCTAAAAAGCATAAGAAACATTCTAAGAAGCATAAAAAACACAAGAAACATAAGAAGGCTTCAAAGAAGAAGGATGACTCTTCAGACAGTGACGAAGCTGAAGAGGAAGAAGAGGAAGGCAAGGTGAATAACgaagatttagaaaaaaaacttcgtGAAAGAGCGTTGAAATCGATGAAGAAACAAACGAGTGTTTCAGGGTCAGACTaa